A stretch of Argiope bruennichi chromosome 10, qqArgBrue1.1, whole genome shotgun sequence DNA encodes these proteins:
- the LOC129989422 gene encoding high-affinity choline transporter 1-like, which translates to MTTNIAGVISVVFFYIIILAVGIWAGKKKKTPGSDLEESEEVMLAGRNIGMFVGIFTMTATWVGGGYINGTAEALYNNGIVWCQAPFGYAMSLIIGGLFFANKMREEGYVTMLDPFQDLFGSRMGGLLFIPALCGEVFWSAAILAALGATVSVIIDMDNNTSIILSACIALFYTLFGGLYSVAYTDVIQLFCIFIGLWLCIPFSLTNSAVGSLALKDTDWIGSVEPSALGQYMDYGLLLILGGIPWQVYFQRVLSSKTAFRAQLLSYVAAFGCIIMAIPPMIIGAVAKATAWNETDFPGPLPLDADHTSLVLPMVLQYLTPAAVSFVGLGAVSAAVMSSSDSSILSAASMFARNIYKLIIRQNASEREIIWVMKFAIIFVGIMATAMALTVKSIYGLWYLSSDLVYVVLFPQLVCVVYFKKFCNTYGSLSAYIIGFLLRALGGEEIVGLPAVIKYPFYREETAEQLFPFRTLAMLMSLTTLLTVSRTSKWLFETGRIPPQMDIFHCVVNIPDDILKVQEPQEGEMSVLNAHLTKTYQSEMNGRVNPALTLSSDEAESDTPTPNNMPTPPPPYSAKPPSQNTTNF; encoded by the exons ATGACGACCAACATAGCCGGGGTGATCTCCGTAGTGTTCTTCTACATCATCATCCTAGCAGTGGGCATATGGGCGGGCAAGAAAAAGAAAACGCCCGGCAGTGATCTGGAAGAGAGTGAAGAAGTGATGTTAGCGGGTCGGAACATAGGCATGTTCGTAGGCATATTCACAATGACAG CTACGTGGGTAGGGGGCGGCTATATAAACGGCACGGCAGAGGCGTTATATAACAACGGGATAGTATGGTGCCAAGCCCCCTTTGGATATGCTATGTCTTTAATTATTG GTGGTTTGTTCTTCGCGAACAAAATGCGTGAAGAGGGCTACGTGACGATGCTGGATCCATTCCAGGATCTGTTCGGTAGCCGAATGGGAGGACTGCTTTTCATACCAGCCCTATGCGGAGAGGTATTCTGGTCAGCGGCCATTCTGGCTGCATTAG GAGCAACAGTCAGTGTCATCATTGATATGGATAACAACACATCCATTATCTTGTCTGCCTGCATTGCATTATTCTACACGCTTTTTGGCGGACTTTATTCTGTTGCGTACACTGACGTCATCCAACTGTTCTGCATATTTATTGGTCTG TGGCTTTGCATCCCCTTCAGTTTGACGAATTCGGCTGTTGGTAGCTTAGCGTTGAAAGATACGGATTGGATCGGATCTGTGGAACCGTCAGCCCTTGGCCAGTACATGGATTATGGATTGCTCCTTATACTCGGAGGAATACCTTGGCAG GTATATTTTCAACGAGTACTATCATCTAAAACCGCCTTCCGAGCCCAGCTCCTCTCCTACGTTGCAGCCTTCGGATGTATTATAATGGCAATCCCACCGATGATCATCGGAGCTGTAGCTAAAGCAACAg CCTGGAATGAGACAGATTTCCCTGGACCTCTTCCACTGGATGCTGATCACACTTCTTTGGTCCTTCCAATGGTCCTTCAATATCTGACGCCAGCTGCTGTCTCCTTCGTTGGACTCGGCGCTGTGTCAGCTGCTGTCATGTCCTCATCTGACTCCTCCATTTTGTCAGCAGCATCCATGTTCgccagaaatatttataaacttatcaTCAGACAGAAC GCTTCTGAAAGAGAGATTATCTGGGTGATGAAATTTGCCATCATCTTTGTTGGCATAATGGCTACGGCCATGGCACTCACTGTCAAATCAATCTATGGCTTGTGGTACCTGTCCTCGGACTTGGTATACGTGGTGCTCTTCCCCCAGCTAGTCTGCGTCGTTTACTTCAAGAAATTCTGCAATACCTACGGGTCCTTGAGTGCTTACATTATCGGCTTCCTCCTCCGAGCCTTAGGTGGCGAAGAAATCGTTGGACTGCCAGCCGTCATTAAATATCCTTTCTACAGGGAAGAAACCGCCGAACAACTGTTCCCTTTCCGAACCTTGGCGATGTTGATGAGCCTGACGACGCTTCTCACTGTGTCCAGAACCAGCAAGTGGCTGTTCGAAACTGGACGCATACCCCCGCAGATGGACATCTTCCACTGCGTCGTCAACATACCTGATGACATCCTCAAGGTTCAAGAACCCCAAGAGGGCGAGATGAGTGTCCTGAACGCCCATCTCACCAAAACCTACCAATCGGAGATGAATGGCAGGGTCAACCCAGCATTGACCTTGAGCAGCGACGAAGCTGAATCCGATACACCCACGCCCAATAACATGCCAACACCTCCACCGCCGTACAGTGCGAAACCCCCTTCTCAGAACACGACAAACTTCTAA